Proteins encoded within one genomic window of Flavobacterium sp. NG2:
- the thrA gene encoding bifunctional aspartate kinase/homoserine dehydrogenase I encodes MKVLKFGGTSVANAKNIKLVLDIVANKAKQDKIVVVVSALSKITDTLHLAAAKAAANDETFKEIIADIEKIHLDTLKELIPVSEQSSLLSHIKRIINHLETLLDGCYLLGELSARTLDTILGFGELLSSYIIAEALKQNLKNSSYKDSRELIRTNNNFGKATVNFEVTNLLITEFFSFNTNQVVVMPGFISSSTDGISTTLGRGGSDYTAAIVAAALNASDLEIWTDVNGMFTANPKIVKQAQPIATISYQEAMELSHFGAKVLYPPTIQPVLQKNIPIYIKNTFAPEAEGTYISNNPSATVSPVKGISHIEKITLITLEGPGMIGVSGSSKRLFEVLSNAYINVIFITQASSEHSICIGIQNEDADNAEIAINKAFEVEISQNKIDPTIVEKNLCIIALVGENMKNHQGLSGKMFSTLGKNNVNIRAIAQGASERNISVVINERDVKKALNTLHERFFEDNTKQLNLFVMGVGNVGEKFMEQISQQKKFLKENLKINLRVIAVSNSRKMHFDEDGIDLKAWQAALAAGQPANQQEFVAKVKELNLRNSIFVDITANQGVSELYEQFLKESVGVVTCNKIACASEFSNYKKLKNLSRQYNAPFLFETNVGAGLPIIDTVKNLIASGDKVNKIQAVLSGSLNFIFNNFDDKNSFHDVVKEAGVQGFTEPDPTIDLSGIDVARKILILIRESGYTMDIEEIANESFLPAACLQTKSNEEFFASLIEHAAHFDGIYQEALSKDSRLKYVAQFENGKASVGLQFIPKDHPFYNLEGKDNIVLFYTDRYVDQPLLIKGAGAGAAVTASGIFADVIRIGNV; translated from the coding sequence ATGAAAGTATTAAAATTTGGCGGAACCTCTGTAGCCAATGCAAAAAACATAAAATTAGTTTTAGACATAGTCGCTAACAAAGCCAAACAAGACAAAATAGTTGTTGTGGTTTCAGCTCTTAGCAAAATAACCGACACCTTACATTTGGCTGCCGCAAAAGCTGCTGCCAACGATGAAACTTTTAAAGAAATCATTGCTGATATTGAAAAAATACATTTAGACACTTTGAAAGAGCTAATTCCAGTTAGCGAACAAAGTAGTTTATTAAGTCATATAAAACGTATCATCAATCATCTTGAAACTTTATTAGATGGTTGTTATTTATTAGGAGAACTTTCAGCTAGAACTTTGGATACAATCTTAGGTTTTGGAGAATTACTTTCGTCCTATATCATTGCCGAGGCATTGAAGCAAAATTTAAAAAACAGTAGTTACAAAGACAGTCGTGAATTAATACGAACTAATAACAACTTTGGTAAAGCAACTGTCAATTTTGAAGTAACTAATTTATTGATTACTGAATTTTTTAGCTTTAACACAAACCAAGTGGTTGTAATGCCTGGTTTTATTTCATCATCAACTGATGGAATAAGCACTACTCTTGGTCGTGGTGGTTCTGACTATACTGCAGCTATCGTTGCGGCAGCCTTGAATGCTTCTGACTTAGAAATCTGGACCGATGTCAACGGAATGTTTACTGCTAATCCTAAGATTGTAAAACAAGCACAACCTATTGCGACAATTTCATACCAAGAAGCAATGGAGTTATCTCACTTTGGTGCCAAAGTATTGTACCCACCTACAATCCAACCGGTTTTACAAAAAAACATTCCTATTTACATTAAAAATACTTTTGCTCCTGAAGCCGAAGGTACTTATATTTCTAATAATCCATCCGCTACTGTCAGTCCTGTAAAAGGGATTAGTCATATTGAAAAGATTACTTTGATTACTCTTGAAGGACCAGGAATGATTGGAGTTTCGGGTTCGTCAAAAAGACTATTTGAAGTACTTTCAAACGCTTATATCAATGTTATTTTCATCACTCAAGCTTCTTCTGAACATTCTATCTGTATTGGAATTCAAAATGAAGACGCTGATAATGCCGAAATTGCCATCAATAAAGCTTTTGAAGTAGAAATTTCACAAAATAAAATTGACCCAACCATTGTTGAGAAAAATTTATGCATCATCGCACTTGTAGGTGAAAACATGAAAAACCATCAAGGTTTAAGTGGGAAAATGTTCAGTACTTTAGGGAAAAACAACGTAAATATTCGTGCGATTGCTCAAGGAGCTTCCGAAAGAAACATATCTGTAGTAATTAACGAAAGAGATGTTAAAAAAGCATTGAACACCCTTCACGAACGTTTCTTTGAAGACAATACCAAACAATTAAACCTATTTGTAATGGGAGTTGGTAATGTGGGAGAAAAATTCATGGAGCAAATTAGCCAACAAAAGAAATTCTTAAAAGAGAATTTAAAAATAAACCTTCGTGTGATTGCTGTTTCTAATTCTAGAAAAATGCATTTTGACGAAGACGGAATCGACTTGAAAGCATGGCAAGCTGCATTAGCAGCTGGACAACCTGCAAACCAACAAGAATTTGTTGCCAAAGTAAAAGAACTCAACTTACGTAACAGTATTTTTGTAGACATTACTGCCAATCAAGGTGTTTCTGAATTATACGAACAATTCTTAAAAGAAAGTGTTGGAGTGGTAACTTGTAACAAAATTGCTTGTGCTTCTGAGTTCAGTAATTACAAAAAATTAAAAAATCTTTCTCGCCAATACAATGCGCCTTTCTTATTTGAAACGAATGTTGGTGCAGGATTACCTATTATCGACACCGTTAAAAATTTAATTGCATCAGGTGATAAAGTAAACAAAATCCAAGCGGTTTTATCAGGAAGTTTGAACTTTATCTTCAATAATTTTGATGATAAAAACTCATTCCATGATGTGGTAAAAGAAGCTGGTGTTCAAGGTTTCACAGAACCAGATCCAACTATCGATTTAAGCGGAATTGACGTAGCTAGAAAAATCCTAATCTTAATTCGAGAAAGCGGATACACCATGGATATTGAGGAAATCGCTAACGAATCTTTCTTGCCAGCGGCTTGCTTGCAAACTAAATCTAACGAAGAATTCTTTGCTTCGTTAATTGAACATGCGGCTCATTTTGATGGTATTTACCAAGAAGCGTTAAGCAAAGACTCTCGATTAAAATATGTTGCTCAGTTTGAAAACGGTAAAGCAAGTGTAGGTTTGCAATTCATCCCGAAAGACCATCCTTTCTATAACCTAGAAGGAAAAGATAATATCGTCTTATTTTACACTGACCGTTATGTGGACCAACCTTTATTAATTAAAGGTGCGGGTGCAGGTGCTGCGGTGACTGCTTCAGGAATTTTTGCTGATGTAATTAGAATAGGAAACGTTTAA